In one window of Xiphophorus hellerii strain 12219 chromosome 23, Xiphophorus_hellerii-4.1, whole genome shotgun sequence DNA:
- the LOC116715002 gene encoding LOW QUALITY PROTEIN: protocadherin gamma-A11-like (The sequence of the model RefSeq protein was modified relative to this genomic sequence to represent the inferred CDS: deleted 2 bases in 2 codons), whose product MVIFPSLVSFSFFLLHVAHGEQSYSFPEEMKRGSVIGNIAKDLGLQTGALSTRRARIDTEESDKRYCDINVRNGALTVTERIDREGLCDKKASCILKQELVLEDPLELHRISLHIQDINDNSPVFKEVKIDLEIHESADRGARFLIEEAHDADVGQNSVQQYSLEKNENFILAANGNTVELVLDKELDREKQKEINLLLTALDGGSPQRSGTVVIHVTVLDANDNAPVFSQAVYKASLSENSPIGTVVITVSATDADEGVNGDVTYEFGHVTDEVMKIFSIDSKTGEIRVMDAVDYEVKTSYEIRIKAKDGLGLSSYSEVIISITDVNDNAPVVSLKSLTNPIPEDTPAGTEVGIINVQDRDSENNRQVRCSIQENVPFKLVPSIKNYYSLVTTGQLDRELVSDYNITITATDEGSPPLSSSKTIQLSLADINDNPPVFEEQSYSAYVSENNKPGSSLCTVSARDPDWRQNGTVIYSLLPGEVNGASVSSYLSVNGDTGVIHAVRSFDYEQFRSFKVQVMARDNGSPRLSSNVTVSVFISDANDNSPQILYPAPEGSSFMTELVPKAAHGGSLVSKVIAVDADSGQNAWLSYHIAKATDPGLFSIDLHSGEIRTQRDISESDSMKQNLIVAVKDNGQPSLSATCSMYLLISDNLAEVPELKDISYDEKNSKLTSYLIIALVSVSTFFLTFIIIILGVRFCRRRKPRLLFDGAVAIPGAYLPPNYADVDGTGTLRSTYNYDAYLTTGSRTSDFKFVSSYNDNTLPADQTLKKSPSDFADVFGVCDDSPEV is encoded by the exons ATGGTAATCTTTCCGTCGCTGGttagcttctctttttttcttctgcacgTCGCGCATGGAGAACAGAGTTATTCCTTTCCAGAGGAGATGAAACGAGGATCAGTTATT GGAAATATCGCGAAGGATCTCGGGCTGCAGACAGGTGCGCTGTCCACCAGAAGAGCCCGCATTGACACCGAGGAGAGTGATAAACGTTACTGTGACATCAACGTGAGAAACGGAGCGCTGACGGTGACCGAGAGGATTGATCGTGAAGGCCTTTGTGACAAAAAGGCTTCATGTATCCTAAAACAGGAGCTCGTTTTGGAAGATCCTCTGGAGCTGCATCGGATCAGCCTTCATATTCAAGACATTAATGATAACTCACCAGTTTTTAAGGAAGTAAAAATAGACTTAGAAATTCATGAATCGGCAGACAGAGGAGCTCGCTTTTTAATCGAGGAGGCTCACGATGCGGATGTAGGACAAAATTCAGTTCAGCAGTATAGCCTTGAAAAGAACGAAAATTTCATTCTGGCTGCGAATGGAAACACAGTGGAGCTTGTTTTAGATAAGGAGCTTGAtcgagaaaaacaaaaggaaattaatttaCTCCTTACAGCTTTAGATGGTGGATCTCCTCAGAGATCAGGTACAGTGGTCATACATGTAACTGTACTGGATGCTAATGATAACGCCCCAGTGTTTAGTCAGGCCGTTTATAAAGCCAGTCTGTCTGAAAACTCTCCTATTGGTACTGTAGTGATAACAGTGAGCGCAACTGATGCAGATGAGGGAGTGAATGGAGATGTGACCTATGAATTTGGACATGTTACTGATGAAGTGATGAAAATATTCAGTATTGACAGTAAAACG GGGGAAATACGTGTAATGGATGCAGTAGATTATGAAGTTAAAACATCATATGAAATTCGTATTAAAGCAAAAGATGGTCTGGGGTTGTCATCTTATTCTGAGGTCATCATTTCTATTACTGATGTGAACGACAACGCCCCTGTAGTTAGTTTGAAATCACTGACCAATCCCATACCAGAAGACACTCCAGCTGGTACAGAGGTGGGCATCATTAATGTACAGGACAGAGACTCTGAGAATAACCGACAGGTTCGCTGCTCCATCCAGGAAAATGTCCCTTTTAAGTTGGTTCCTTCTATTAAAAACTATTATTCTCTGGTGACCACAGGACAACTGGACCGTGAACTAGTATCTGATTACAACATTACAATCACTGCCACTGATGAGGGCTCTCCTCCTCTGTCCTCCTCTAAAACTATTCAGTTATCTCTTGCTGATATCAATGACAACCCACCTGTGTTTGAGGAACAGTCCTACAGCGCATATGTGAGTGAAAATAACAAACCTGGCTCCTCTTTATGTACTGTTTCTGCTAGAGATCCTGACTGGAGACAAAACGGTACAGTGATTTATTCTCTGTTACCTGGTGAGGTGAACGGTGCCTCGGTGTCCTCCTATCTATCTGTTAATGGAGACACAGGAGTGATCCACGCTGTGAGGTCATTTGATTATGAACAGTTCAGGAGTTTCAAAGTCCAAGTGATGGCCAGAGACAATGGTTCTCCTCGTCTCAGCAGCAACGTGACTGTCAGTGTGTTCATATCTGATGCGAATGACAACTCTCCTCAGATATTGTATCCAGCACCAGAGGGCAGCTCCTTCATGACTGAGTTGGTCCCCAAAGCTGCACATGGAGGGTCTCTGGTGTCCAAAGTGATAGCAGTGGACGCAGACTCTGGACAGAACGCCTGGCTTTCATATCATATAGCCAAAGCCACAGATCCTGGACTTTTCAGTATTGATCTACACAGTGGAGAAATCAGGACACAGCGAGACATTTCAGAATCTGACAGCATGAAACAGAACCTGATTGTTGCAGTGAAAGATAATGGACAGCCCTCTCTGTCTGCCACCTGTTCAATGTATTTACTTATTTCTGATAACTTGGCTGAAGTTCCTGAACTGAAGGATATTTCTTATGATGAGAAGAACTCCAAGTTGACCTCTTATCTGATCATAGCGCTGGTTTCTGTGTCCACCTTCTTtctgaccttcatcatcatcatcctgggTGTGAGATTTTGTCGcaggagaaagcccagactgttgTTTGATGGAGCAGTAGCCATCCCAGGAGCTTATCTTCCTCCTAATTATGCAGATGTTGACGGAACAGGAACTTTACGCAGCACCTATAATTATGATGCCTACCTGACAACAGGATCCAGAACCAGtgactttaaatttgtttcatcCTACAATGACAACACGCTGCCTGCTGACCAGACTCTGAAGAAAAGTCCATCAGACTTTGCTGATGTGTTTGGCGTCTGTGATGATTCCCCAGAGGTATGA